A single genomic interval of Alcaligenes sp. SDU_A2 harbors:
- a CDS encoding phosphatidylglycerophosphatase A family protein, protein MSTFPDPSLDPIRRPSLDWVFKKPWRLLAFGFGTGVLRPGPGTWGTVLAWVLWVLGLQLLSDVQMAVFLPLAFLIGCWACHRTGYDLGISDHGGMNWDEMVAFWLVLWLIPQTWLAQGIAFALFRFFDILKPPPVRYFDQRLHNGFGVMWDDILAAAYTLLVMAILVRFGVLA, encoded by the coding sequence ATGAGCACTTTCCCCGATCCTTCTCTTGATCCTATCCGCCGGCCCAGCCTGGATTGGGTCTTTAAAAAACCGTGGCGTTTGCTGGCCTTTGGTTTTGGCACAGGCGTGTTGCGGCCCGGTCCCGGTACCTGGGGTACAGTACTGGCCTGGGTGCTATGGGTGCTGGGCTTGCAGCTACTAAGCGATGTGCAGATGGCGGTTTTTCTGCCACTGGCATTTTTAATCGGGTGCTGGGCCTGCCATCGTACCGGTTACGATTTGGGCATTTCCGATCACGGCGGCATGAATTGGGACGAGATGGTGGCGTTCTGGCTGGTGCTTTGGCTTATTCCCCAGACCTGGCTGGCGCAAGGCATTGCGTTCGCTTTATTCCGTTTTTTTGATATTCTGAAACCCCCGCCTGTGCGCTATTTCGACCAGCGTTTGCATAATGGCTTTGGCGTCATGTGGGACGATATTTTAGCGGCGGCCTACACGTTGCTGGTCATGGCCATTCTGGTGCGTTTCGGAGTGCTTGCATGA
- a CDS encoding CinA family protein produces MNNHTPVSHAMDLGRALKDRGWMVACAESCTGGLLAGALTNEPGSSAWFERGYITYSNLAKVEELRVSVDTLERFGAVSEETAMEMAAGVLEAATRVELAISTTGIAGPDGATPGKPVGLVCFGFAQRTGDGIVTRAATRIFTGDRNQIRTQAVEFALVTALAILNPA; encoded by the coding sequence ATGAATAATCACACCCCTGTATCCCATGCTATGGACTTGGGCCGTGCCCTGAAAGACAGGGGCTGGATGGTGGCGTGCGCCGAGTCTTGCACGGGCGGTCTGCTGGCTGGTGCGCTGACTAATGAACCCGGCTCCAGCGCCTGGTTCGAGCGTGGCTATATTACCTACAGCAATCTGGCCAAAGTAGAAGAATTGCGCGTCAGCGTGGATACACTGGAACGTTTTGGTGCCGTCAGCGAAGAAACCGCCATGGAAATGGCCGCAGGCGTGCTGGAGGCGGCCACACGCGTGGAATTGGCTATTTCCACGACCGGCATTGCCGGCCCCGACGGGGCCACGCCGGGCAAGCCTGTGGGGCTGGTCTGTTTTGGCTTTGCCCAGCGTACGGGCGACGGCATCGTGACACGGGCGGCAACCCGTATTTTTACCGGCGACCGCAACCAGATCCGTACCCAGGCGGTGGAATTTGCCCTGGTTACGGCGCTGGCTATTTTAAATCCCGCTTAA
- the pyrF gene encoding orotidine-5'-phosphate decarboxylase, giving the protein MTFVEKLNRAWSDNHSLLMVGLDPDPRRMPRELAGQPDAIFEFCKAIVDATADYCCGIKPQIAYFAAQAAEEQLQALCDYVRHAYPHLPIVLDAKRGDIGSTAEQYAREAFERYRADAVTVNPYMGFDSVEPYLERQDKGVIVLCRTSNPGGSDLQFADLADGTPLYLHVAGLVADKWNQNGQCALVVGATFPEEIRKVRQRVGDMPLLIPGIGAQGGDIVATVAAGADSQGAGMMINSSRAILYASHNDDWRTAAQAAAIATRNAINDARA; this is encoded by the coding sequence ATGACATTCGTAGAAAAACTGAACCGCGCCTGGAGCGACAACCATTCCCTGCTGATGGTGGGCCTTGACCCGGACCCGCGCCGCATGCCGCGCGAACTGGCCGGCCAGCCCGACGCCATCTTCGAGTTCTGCAAGGCCATTGTGGATGCCACGGCCGACTATTGCTGCGGCATCAAGCCACAGATCGCCTACTTCGCCGCCCAGGCCGCCGAAGAACAGTTGCAGGCCCTGTGCGACTATGTGCGGCACGCCTACCCCCACTTGCCTATCGTGCTCGATGCCAAACGCGGCGACATCGGCTCGACCGCCGAACAATACGCACGCGAAGCCTTCGAGCGCTACCGGGCCGACGCCGTCACCGTCAATCCTTATATGGGTTTTGATTCGGTCGAACCTTATCTGGAACGTCAGGACAAAGGGGTCATCGTACTGTGCCGCACCTCCAATCCAGGCGGCTCGGACCTGCAATTTGCCGACTTGGCCGATGGCACGCCGCTGTACCTGCACGTAGCCGGTCTGGTGGCCGACAAATGGAACCAAAACGGTCAATGCGCGCTGGTCGTGGGAGCCACGTTCCCGGAAGAAATCCGCAAAGTGCGTCAGCGCGTGGGCGATATGCCGCTGCTGATCCCAGGCATCGGTGCCCAGGGCGGGGACATTGTCGCGACGGTGGCAGCCGGTGCCGACTCGCAGGGCGCAGGCATGATGATCAATTCTTCACGCGCCATTCTGTACGCCAGCCATAACGATGACTGGCGCACCGCCGCCCAGGCAGCGGCGATTGCCACACGCAACGCCATCAATGACGCACGTGCCTGA